One segment of Rosa chinensis cultivar Old Blush chromosome 6, RchiOBHm-V2, whole genome shotgun sequence DNA contains the following:
- the LOC112173172 gene encoding uncharacterized protein LOC112173172, with protein MAIAAATMALARPTWTALLTTTHRANWVFTPFAVSYSSSSSSSSKPSRALILYSKPGCCLCDGLKEKLQAAFLLSGPDSIHDVDLQIRDITSNPEWERAYQYEIPVLARVLSDGTEETLPRLSPRLGVEMVHKKIAAALKH; from the exons ATGGCCATTGCAGCAGCGACAATGGCTCTGGCCAGACCGACCTGGACTGCTTTGCTAACAACAACACACAGGGCCAACTGGGTCTTCACTCCTTTCGCTGTTTCttattcctcctcttcttcttcttcttcaaaacctTCAAGAGCtctcattctctactccaagcCCGGCTGCTGTTTGTGCGATGGCCTCAAAGAAAAGCTTCAGGCCGCGTTCTTACTCTCCGGCCCTGATTCCATTCACGATGTTGATTTACAG ATAAGGGATATTACAAGCAATCCTGAGTGGGAAAGAGCTTACCAGTATGAGATACCTGTTTTGGCTAGAGTGCTATCTGATGGCACTGAG GAAACTCTACCTAGATTATCTCCTCGTCTTGGAGTGGAAATGGTTCACAAGAAAATAGCTGCAGCCTTGAAACATTAG
- the LOC112172821 gene encoding WAT1-related protein At4g08290: MSSNMWKKAKPYLLTIGLQFGSAGMYIISTATLNHGMNRYVLIVYRNAIAALVLAPFALVLERKTRPKMTLSIFFHIMVLGFLEPVLDQGFAYLGMKYTSASFTSAIMNAVPSVTFVISVIFRIEHVNIKEVRSQAKVMGTLVTFGGALLMAMYKGPAINLVGSHDDGGHHESSSRTSSTHWAMGTLFILIGCVAWSCFYVLQSVTVKKYPANISLSCWICSMGAMQGAAVAFVAERHPSAWAVGWDTRLLAPLYTGIVSSGITYYVQGLVMKTRGPVFVTAFNPLCMILVAILASFVLAEKLHLGSIIGGFIIAIGLYAVVWGKSKDYSSPTSDPTDLKDENEAHKLPITTINGTKLTIIGDKNSSNQPAEMQYMTVQK, encoded by the exons ATGTCGAGTAATATGTGGAAGAAGGCGAAACCCTATTTGCTGACGATAGGTTTGCAATTCGGAAGTGCAGGGATGTACATCATAAGCACTGCGACTCTCAACCATGGCATGAATCGATATGTTCTTATTGTGTATCGCAATGCTATTGCAGCTCTTGTCCTCGCTCCTTTTGCTTTGGTTCTTGAAAG gaaAACGAGGCCCAAAATGACGCTTTCAATCTTTTTCCACATAATGGTGCTGGGATTTCTAGA GCCGGTCCTTGATCAGGGCTTTGCTTACTTGGGAATGAAATATACTTCGGCATCATTTACTTCTGCCATCATGAATGCCGTTCCCTCTGTTACCTTTGTAATTTCTGTCATTTTCCG GATAGAGCATGTAAACATTAAGGAAGTCCGGAGTCAAGCGAAGGTGATGGGAACCCTAGTGACCTTTGGGGGAGCTTTGTTGATGGCAATGTACAAAGGCCCTGCCATTAACTTAGTAGGCTCACATGATGACGGAGGCCACCATGAAAGTAGCAGCCGCACCTCGAGCACACACTGGGCAATGGGGACGCTCTTTATCCTCATAGGTTGTGTGGCTTGGTCCTGCTTCTACGTGTTACAA TCTGTAACAGTGAAGAAATACCCGGCAAACATATCCCTTTCCTGCTGGATATGCTCGATGGGCGCAATGCAAGGTGCAGCAGTAGCGTTTGTTGCAGAGCGCCATCCTAGTGCATGGGCCGTCGGCTGGGATACGAGGCTCCTAGCACCTCTCTATACA GGAATAGTTAGCTCTGGAATTACATACTATGTGCAAGGATTGGTAATGAAAACTAGAGGACCAGTATTTGTAACAGCTTTTAACCCTCTCTGCATGATCCTCGTCGCAATTCTGGCTTCGTTCGTTCTAGCTGAGAAACTCCACCTGGGCAG TATCATTGGAGGCTTTATAATCGCCATCGGCCTTTACGCTGTGGTGTGGGGTAAAAGCAAGGACTATAGTAGCCCAACCAGTGATCCCACTGATCTCAAGGATGAGAATGAAGCTCACAAATTACCAATTACTACAATCAATGGGACTAAACTGACCATTATTGGCGACAAAAATAGCAGCAACCAGCCAGCAGAGATGCAATATATGACGGTCCAAAAATAA